One genomic segment of Helicobacter pylori NQ4053 includes these proteins:
- a CDS encoding SprT family zinc-dependent metalloprotease: MNAYCLTLNNTNIAIEKKDIKHLHISVCPPDGSVRVSCPLALNDESLRLSLIKRLPWIKEQQQNFLNQNRQSQRGMLERESHYLFGKRYLLKIEHTIKKHFVLQSPKYLILHVHQKTSLENRLKVLENYYRQVLREKIQTYINQYEKILNESIQSFKIQKMKRIWGSCNIAKRTLLFNLELAKAPRKGIEYVVVHELLHFKARHHNEYFRDLLSLYLPNWQRAKASLKETYLEYS, encoded by the coding sequence ATGAACGCTTATTGTTTGACTTTAAATAATACCAACATCGCTATAGAAAAAAAGGATATTAAGCATTTACACATTAGCGTTTGCCCGCCTGATGGCTCTGTGCGTGTGTCTTGCCCCCTAGCTTTAAACGATGAGAGCCTTAGGCTTTCTTTGATTAAAAGACTCCCTTGGATAAAAGAACAGCAACAAAATTTTTTAAACCAAAACAGACAGAGCCAAAGAGGAATGCTAGAGAGAGAAAGCCATTATCTTTTTGGGAAACGCTATTTATTAAAGATTGAACACACCATAAAAAAACACTTCGTCCTCCAAAGCCCTAAATATTTAATCTTGCATGTCCATCAAAAGACAAGCTTAGAAAACCGCTTAAAAGTGTTAGAAAACTATTACAGACAAGTTTTAAGAGAAAAAATACAAACCTATATCAACCAATACGAAAAGATTTTAAACGAGAGCATACAGAGCTTTAAAATCCAAAAAATGAAACGGATATGGGGGAGTTGTAATATTGCTAAACGCACCCTGCTTTTTAACTTGGAATTGGCTAAAGCACCTAGAAAGGGCATTGAATATGTGGTTGTGCATGAATTATTGCATTTCAAAGCACGCCACCACAACGAATACTTTAGGGATTTGCTGAGTTTGTATTTGCCTAATTGGCAAAGGGCTAAGGCCAGCCTCAAAGAAACTTATTTGGAATATTCTTAA